CTCGGGCCACGCGACGACGAGCGCGACTCTGGGCAGCGGGATCCTTCCCAGATCGAACGCGCGGAGCCGGTACTCCAGCTCCCACGCGCCGGCGTCCGCCGATCCCGGCTCGGGCTCCCGGACCGCGGTCACGTCCATCCACGGGCCCGCGCTGTCCCTCGCGACGCCCAGCGCGCGCGTTCCGCCCGGGAGCTCGGCCCGAAGCTTCCAGGTCGCGGGATCTCCGAGCGTGACCCGCGCCGGGGTGAGTTCGCCGCGAAGACGGAACCGGTGCGGCCCCCTCGCTCCCTCCCGCTCGAGCGACGATCCGGGCGCCGGCCCGCCGCGCGGACAGCCCGTCGTGAGGAGGAGCGCGAGGAGCGAGACGACGAGCGGGCGCACGGAACGCGTCACCGCGCCCGCGCGCGAGTCTCGAAGTGCCGGATCAGGGCCGGCGCGACGGGCTGGTCGACGCCGAGCCGGATGCGCTCGGCGCGCGCGAGCAGGAACGCGTCCGAGATCCGCCGCGCGTGGCGGGCCTGCGCCGCCCTCCATTCCGCGCGCGCGCGCCGAGAGGCGAGATCGATCCACGTGACGCGTCCGGTCTCGAGATCCCGGGTGCGGAGGAGCCCGCCGGCCGGAGGCGCGAGCTCGAACGGATCGGCGGTCTCGAGCGCGACGACCTCGTGCCGGCGCCCCAGATGCGCCAGGGGACGCTCGAATCCCTCCCCCATCCAGTCGGAGATGAGGAAGAGGATCGCGCGCCGGCGGAGCACCCGCCCCAGGAACGAGAACGCGCCGGCGAGATCGGTGCCGGTTCCCTTCGGCTCGAACGCGACCATCTCGCGCACGAGCCGGAGCGCGCGCGCGCGGCTCTTGGACGGCGGCAGGAAGAGCTCGATCCGATCCGTGAAGAGGAGGAGGCCGACCTTGTCGCGGCTCCGCGCCGCGGC
This window of the Candidatus Eisenbacteria bacterium genome carries:
- a CDS encoding DUF58 domain-containing protein, coding for MITPELLAQVRRLTIRSRRAVEEVFSGAYRSAYRGQGLEFAEVREYVPGDDVRAIDWNVTARAGRPFVKRFDEERELTVVIALDCSGSQEFGTLSRAKREAAAEAGALVALAAARSRDKVGLLLFTDRIELFLPPSKSRARALRLVREMVAFEPKGTGTDLAGAFSFLGRVLRRRAILFLISDWMGEGFERPLAHLGRRHEVVALETADPFELAPPAGGLLRTRDLETGRVTWIDLASRRARAEWRAAQARHARRISDAFLLARAERIRLGVDQPVAPALIRHFETRARAR